The stretch of DNA CAAGTCCGGGCATTAAGAATTATGCGGAAACCACCTAATTACAAGTTAATTCAACATCCGGCCTCTCCCGGTCCGGCCCGTCTTGTTCAGAACCGGTTCAAAACCTAACCGGACAGACTGTCATGTTTCAAAAAAAGATAGTATAATTTAAAAAATGCGTCTTAGAATGGATTTTACGTAATTGTTCAATGGAGCGTGGAATGAGGTTTATCTCCGGCGTGCGGAACACGATCAGCTTTGTCCTGGTGTCGCTTTTCTGCCAGTTGACACCCGCTGCCTCGCTGGCCGCCCCTCCCGCGGACAAGACCCTCCTGGCTCGTGGCGACAGCGCATTCCCGCCCTTCGAATACCTGGACGACCAGGGCCATGCGACCGGGTTCAACGTGGACCTGCTGCGCGAGGTGGCCGCGGTGATGGGGCTGAAACTGAACGTGGAGCTGGGCGACTGGAGCGAGGCACGCCACGAGTTGGAGGCCGGCCGGATAGACATAATCACCGGGATGTTCTACTCTGCGGAGCGCGACAGCCTGGTCGATTACTCGGCGCCGTTCATCACGGTGTCCTACATGGCTTTTGCCAGGACCAACCTGAAAATAGACTCCCTGGCCGACCTGAAAGGCCTGCGGGTGATAGTGCAGCAAGACGACATCGCGGATGATCTTGTCACCCGGGGCGCCGTGGCCGACACCGTAATCCGGGTCAACAGTCCGGAACAGGCCCTGCGCCTGCTGGACGCGGGCGGCGGAGATTGTGCCGTGATCTCCCGGATACAGGGCTTCTATTTCATCCAGCGTCTCGGCCTGGAGTACATCCAGCCGGTCGGCCAGCCGCTGGCCCGCCTGAATTACTGTTTCGCTGTCCGGGAGGGCAACCGCGACCTGCTGATGAAGTTGAACGAGGGCCTGGCCCTGATCACCACCATGGACCGTTTCGACCGCATTTACCTGAAATGGTTCGGCAGCTATGAGGGCGGCCCGCTTTCCTCTCCCCTTTTCCGCTACATGCGCTACATCCTGCTCGGGTTCCTGGTGCTTATCGCCGCCAGCGTGGTCTGGAACTATTCCCTTCGTCGCCAGGTTGCCCTGCGGACCGCGGAACTGAGCCGCGAGCTGGCCGAAAGACAGAAATCGCAGAAAGCCCTGCACGAGAGTGAGGAGCGTTTTCGCCGCATCGCCGAGAACGCCCGGGATATTATTTTCCGTATGTCATTACCGGACGGCCGTTACGAATATCTGAACCCATCCGCGGCAAGAATCAGCGGTTACAGTCTGGAGGAATTTTACAACACACCGAAGATGATTGAGAAATTAATCCCTCCCTCTCAGCGCGAGCCGTTCCAAAAGACATGGCAGGCGATGCTGGCGGGAAATATTCCGGAGAGTATCGAATTCCTGATCATTACCCGCAGTGGCGAGGAAAGGTGGATCGAGCAGCGCAACGCGCTGATAAGGGACGAGAACGGCCGCCCGGTGGCACTGGAGGGTATTGCGACAGATATCACCGATCGCAGGAAGATGGAGGAGGAACGAGTCCGCGCCTCCAAGCTCGAATCCATCGGCCTGCTGGCCGGCGGGATCGCGCACGATTTCAACAACATTCTCACCACTGTGCTGGGCAATATCAGCCTGGCCCGGATGATTGCGGGAGAGGAGTC from bacterium encodes:
- a CDS encoding transporter substrate-binding domain-containing protein, whose translation is MRFISGVRNTISFVLVSLFCQLTPAASLAAPPADKTLLARGDSAFPPFEYLDDQGHATGFNVDLLREVAAVMGLKLNVELGDWSEARHELEAGRIDIITGMFYSAERDSLVDYSAPFITVSYMAFARTNLKIDSLADLKGLRVIVQQDDIADDLVTRGAVADTVIRVNSPEQALRLLDAGGGDCAVISRIQGFYFIQRLGLEYIQPVGQPLARLNYCFAVREGNRDLLMKLNEGLALITTMDRFDRIYLKWFGSYEGGPLSSPLFRYMRYILLGFLVLIAASVVWNYSLRRQVALRTAELSRELAERQKSQKALHESEERFRRIAENARDIIFRMSLPDGRYEYLNPSAARISGYSLEEFYNTPKMIEKLIPPSQREPFQKTWQAMLAGNIPESIEFLIITRSGEERWIEQRNALIRDENGRPVALEGIATDITDRRKMEEERVRASKLESIGLLAGGIAHDFNNILTTVLGNISLARMIAGEESEMDRILQDGETATLRARDLTGQLLTFARGGAPVKRPLTLGRQIEESVRFALRGANVSFETRIAPDLRPVEGDPSQIGQVLDNLLINARQAMPNGGKVTVRAENCPPDVKKGPTGDRNGEAASYIRLSVEDAGEGIPEGNLDRIFDPYFTTRKGGTGLGLATSYSIVKRHGGWIEVASQPGKGSVFSVFLPASDAQPEPEEPQAVSGNPGRHRILVMDDEDSVRKVCTQMLERLDQKVTQAAEGAEALRLFEAARAAGEPFEMVIMDLTVPGGMGGQEMVMRLREMDTEVFTVVSSGYSSDPVLSNPAKWGFKAVVSKPYLLNDLRRLLLWMEKSTHGNGIAGQAG